One stretch of Siphonobacter curvatus DNA includes these proteins:
- a CDS encoding NUDIX hydrolase gives MKFGENCIPQVSIDCVVFGFHAHQLKVLLLRVRSMEYYALPGGFVGQEEDLDEAAQRVLQERTGLTELYLEQFYTFGQRNRGEIEMQQKLAEVNQLKSEGWLQKRFISVGYYALVDFSLVKATPDELSDSCDWYDINQLPLLMMDHHQMIQKALDTLRIMLEYKPIAFNLLPESFTIAELQRVYETILGKELIRTNFQRKILNLEILERIEKKYTGRAHKAPYVYRFKSTKKPHES, from the coding sequence ATGAAGTTTGGCGAAAACTGTATTCCTCAAGTATCCATCGATTGCGTCGTTTTTGGTTTTCACGCTCACCAGTTGAAAGTCTTATTACTACGAGTGCGGAGTATGGAATACTATGCACTGCCCGGAGGTTTTGTTGGACAGGAAGAAGATTTGGACGAAGCAGCTCAGCGTGTTTTACAGGAACGTACGGGCCTAACCGAATTGTACCTCGAACAATTTTACACCTTCGGCCAACGCAATCGAGGGGAGATAGAGATGCAGCAAAAACTGGCCGAAGTGAATCAACTCAAATCCGAGGGGTGGTTACAAAAGCGGTTTATTTCAGTAGGCTATTACGCATTGGTTGATTTTTCACTAGTGAAGGCAACACCTGATGAATTATCGGATAGCTGCGATTGGTACGACATCAATCAGCTACCTTTACTGATGATGGACCATCATCAGATGATACAGAAAGCGTTAGATACTTTACGTATTATGCTCGAATATAAGCCTATCGCTTTCAATCTATTACCGGAAAGTTTTACAATTGCTGAGTTACAGCGGGTGTACGAAACAATTTTAGGTAAGGAACTGATTCGTACCAATTTTCAACGCAAAATACTGAATCTGGAAATACTAGAGCGTATTGAAAAAAAGTATACGGGGAGAGCTCACAAAGCTCCGTATGTATACCGATTTAAATCCACAAAAAAACCGCATGAATCGTAG
- a CDS encoding SusC/RagA family TonB-linked outer membrane protein, with the protein MNTLQRISPILVVAGILLMSACSKRSDIAPISAGKEIQINENSRLSANATNRIQLTGKNTPLIIVDGKEWTAEQLEKKISPDDITSIEVFKSGKEPVQLLEKLGKTKAENGILIVRTKAGKKAELPAALYLVDGKEMDQQSAEKISPDKIESINVLKDAKGVEKYGEKAKNGVIMITLKK; encoded by the coding sequence ATGAATACACTACAGCGAATTTCTCCGATTTTAGTAGTAGCTGGTATCCTACTAATGAGTGCGTGCAGTAAGCGTTCGGACATTGCTCCAATCAGTGCCGGTAAAGAAATTCAGATAAACGAGAACAGTCGTTTATCCGCCAATGCCACCAATCGAATCCAGTTGACTGGAAAGAATACACCATTAATTATTGTGGATGGGAAAGAGTGGACCGCGGAACAATTGGAAAAAAAGATATCCCCAGACGATATCACTTCTATTGAAGTTTTTAAATCCGGTAAAGAGCCTGTTCAATTACTTGAAAAATTAGGAAAAACGAAGGCAGAGAATGGAATCTTAATCGTTCGTACGAAAGCTGGGAAAAAAGCAGAACTTCCCGCCGCTTTGTATCTGGTTGATGGAAAAGAAATGGATCAGCAATCCGCTGAGAAGATCAGTCCCGATAAAATTGAAAGCATCAACGTTTTGAAAGACGCCAAGGGTGTAGAAAAGTACGGAGAAAAAGCGAAGAACGGCGTGATTATGATTACGCTCAAAAAGTAA
- a CDS encoding YciE/YciF ferroxidase family protein, with protein sequence MKTTKKNNVASVSEQDSPALKELFVDGLKDIYWAEKHLAKALTKLAKAATSSDLKTAFETHKQETEVHVERLEKVFSMIDVKAVAKKCEAMEGLIKESETITEETEKGTMVRDCGLIMAAQKVEHYEIASYGSLRTLAEKLGYPEVADLLQTTLNEEGETDKKLTVIAEEYVNEEAATEA encoded by the coding sequence ATGAAAACCACAAAAAAAAACAATGTAGCCTCGGTTTCCGAGCAAGATTCTCCTGCTTTGAAAGAACTCTTCGTTGATGGCTTAAAAGATATTTACTGGGCCGAAAAGCATCTAGCCAAAGCCTTAACCAAACTTGCGAAAGCAGCTACGTCCTCTGATTTGAAAACGGCCTTTGAAACGCACAAACAAGAAACTGAAGTGCACGTGGAACGTCTGGAAAAAGTATTTTCCATGATCGATGTGAAGGCAGTCGCTAAGAAATGTGAAGCCATGGAAGGGCTTATCAAGGAAAGCGAAACCATTACCGAAGAAACCGAAAAAGGTACGATGGTTCGTGATTGCGGCCTGATCATGGCAGCTCAGAAAGTAGAGCACTACGAAATTGCGAGCTACGGTAGTCTACGTACGCTGGCCGAAAAATTAGGTTACCCTGAAGTAGCGGATCTGCTACAGACGACTCTAAATGAAGAGGGAGAGACCGATAAAAAGCTGACCGTCATTGCCGAAGAGTACGTTAACGAAGAAGCTGCGACGGAAGCGTAA
- a CDS encoding LEA type 2 family protein: MKKIILWCSLLAATVSLTRCGVNKQIAEAKALGNCRYDIVSADSIYLAGIPIRELKSFEALNPLKYPQLSAALLRQNVPLDARVNLDIRNPSGKMAGINQLEYKVLLTGQELATGFINQRIAVAPGGRTTIPIHVSANAFQLLSDAKTRDSFIQFVQNLAGNKSSQPSKLTIRIKPTLSLGNKQVNYPGYITIDQEVTNKILVGR; this comes from the coding sequence ATGAAAAAGATTATTCTATGGTGCTCGCTTCTGGCGGCAACCGTGAGTTTAACTCGTTGCGGCGTTAACAAGCAAATTGCCGAGGCAAAAGCCCTGGGAAATTGCCGATACGACATCGTCTCTGCCGACAGCATTTACCTGGCCGGCATTCCGATCCGCGAGTTGAAAAGCTTTGAAGCTCTGAACCCTTTGAAATACCCGCAGTTGAGTGCAGCATTACTCCGACAGAATGTACCCTTGGATGCTCGGGTCAATCTGGATATTCGGAATCCCTCGGGAAAAATGGCGGGTATCAATCAGCTTGAATATAAAGTATTGTTGACTGGACAGGAGCTAGCCACGGGTTTTATCAATCAGCGGATTGCCGTAGCTCCGGGCGGTCGCACGACGATTCCCATCCACGTATCGGCCAATGCTTTTCAGTTATTGTCAGACGCTAAGACGCGTGATTCCTTTATCCAGTTCGTGCAAAACCTGGCGGGTAATAAGTCAAGCCAGCCTAGTAAGCTGACCATCCGGATCAAACCTACGCTGTCGCTGGGTAACAAGCAGGTGAACTATCCCGGTTACATTACCATCGACCAAGAAGTAACGAATAAAATTCTGGTGGGCCGCTGA